One Nitrospiria bacterium genomic region harbors:
- a CDS encoding O-methyltransferase — protein sequence MNKKDIQKSFFDQGDPQLDIIHPQIEGYLLSLLPKEDSVLSTLEAEAERRRFPIVGPLVGRILEQLTRMTGAARVFEMGSGFGYSAYWFAKGLRRDGTVILTDGSSENIKEAMKNLPPTFPDRKFIGEVGEAIDILGRYPGPFDIIFNDIDKEAYPDVIQVVLPKLKKGGLLVSDNVLWFGSVISKSEKPDVQAIQKYNQMIYNEKGLLTTILPIRDGLSISQKIV from the coding sequence ATGAATAAAAAGGACATCCAGAAAAGTTTTTTTGATCAAGGAGATCCGCAATTGGATATCATTCATCCCCAAATAGAGGGATATCTATTATCGCTGTTACCGAAAGAGGATTCCGTCCTGTCAACGTTGGAAGCAGAGGCGGAGCGTCGCCGTTTTCCCATAGTCGGTCCTTTGGTAGGAAGGATTCTTGAGCAGTTGACCCGAATGACGGGGGCCGCCCGTGTATTTGAAATGGGGTCCGGATTTGGGTATTCTGCCTACTGGTTTGCCAAGGGGCTACGAAGGGATGGCACCGTTATTTTAACCGACGGGTCTTCTGAAAATATAAAGGAGGCAATGAAGAATTTACCCCCTACATTTCCGGATCGAAAATTTATCGGGGAAGTGGGGGAGGCTATTGACATTTTAGGGCGATACCCAGGTCCTTTTGATATTATTTTTAATGATATTGATAAGGAAGCCTATCCCGATGTGATTCAGGTCGTACTTCCAAAACTGAAAAAAGGCGGGTTGCTGGTTTCAGATAATGTGTTATGGTTTGGATCGGTCATCTCAAAAAGTGAAAAACCCGATGTCCAAGCCATTCAAAAATATAACCAAATGATTTATAATGAAAAAGGCCTATTGACCACTATTCTTCCCATTCGAGATGGGCTTTCCATCAGCCAAAAGATAGTGTAA
- a CDS encoding DUF2203 domain-containing protein gives MEEEDQTFTLKEANQMIPDLEVLLKDIQKSQLCLGGMKEEIKKAGDNALANGGSPCGPRFILTFERILKNIEKIQDLGVLVKDMERGLCDFPCFYQGRVIYLCWKLGESEIKWWHEVQDGFKGRQKIEKEFY, from the coding sequence ATGGAAGAGGAGGACCAAACATTTACACTGAAGGAAGCCAACCAGATGATTCCTGATTTAGAAGTCCTCCTGAAAGATATTCAGAAAAGCCAACTGTGCCTAGGGGGGATGAAAGAGGAAATCAAAAAAGCCGGTGACAATGCCTTGGCAAACGGAGGAAGTCCCTGCGGTCCCCGTTTTATCCTTACCTTTGAACGTATTTTAAAAAACATAGAGAAAATACAAGATTTAGGGGTTTTGGTGAAAGACATGGAGCGAGGACTTTGTGACTTTCCATGTTTTTATCAAGGACGGGTCATTTATCTTTGTTGGAAATTAGGAGAGTCTGAGATTAAATGGTGGCATGAGGTTCAAGATGGTTTTAAAGGCCGCCAAAAAATTGAAAAAGAATTTTATTAG